The following DNA comes from Candidatus Epulonipiscium sp..
ATAAGCCTCTTCAATTCCCTTTCTACCTAATATGGATGCACCAGTTGGAAAGTCAGGCCCCTTTATAATGTCCAGTAATTCTTCTATATCCGTCTCTCTATCTTCATTTACATAATTATCAATTATCTTGACTACTCCATTAATTACTTCCCTTAAATTATGAGGTGGTATATTTGTTGCCATCCCAACTGCAATACCAGAAGAACCATTAACAAGTAAATTTGGAAACCTTGATGGTAATACTACGGGTTCATTCAAAGACTCATCAAAGTTTGGTCTATAATCTATGGTTTCTCTTTCAATATCTGATAAAAGCTCCATAGAAATTTTACTTAATCTTGCCTCAGTATATCTCATTGCAGCAGCACTATCTCCATCTACGGAACCAAAGTTTCCATGGCCATCTACTAAGGGATATCTAATAGAGAAATCCTGTGCCATTCTAACCATTGCATCATATATAGAGCTATCTCCATGGGGATGATACTTACCCATGGTTTCCCCCACTATACGGGCAGATTTCTTATAAGACTTATCAGGGCTTAAACGAAGTTCATTCATAGCATATAATATTCTTCTATGAACTGGCTTTAATCCATCCCTAACATCAGGAATGGCCCTTGATACGATAACACTCATGGCATATTCAATATAAGATTTTTTCATTTCTTCTTGAATCTCTATAGGGATAATTTTATCTAATTCTCTTTCTTCCATTTTACCTTCCTCTATTCTTATTAAATATCAAGATTTTTAACATATTTTCCGTACTCCTGTATAAACTCTCTCCTTGGTTCTACCTTATCTCCCATCAAAGCTGTAAATATTTCATCAGCAGCGGCAGCGTCCTCTAATTCTATCTTAACCAATATTCTAGTCTCTGGATTCATAGTAGTATCCCAAAGTTGCTCTGGATTCATTTCCCCTAGACCCTTATATCTTTGCATATTAATGCCATCTCTTCCTATCTCACTGAATAATTTTTCTAATTCTTTATCATTGTACACATAATAAGACTTTTTGCTTTTTTCAACCTTGTATAAAGGGGGCTGGGCAATGTACACATGGCCCTTCTCTATCAATTCTCTAAGATACCTATACATAAATGTAAGAAGTAATGTCCTAATATGAGCCCCGTCTACATCGGCATCAGTCATTATAATGATTTTACCGTAACGGAGTTTTTCTATGTCAAAATCTTCTGCAATCCCCGCCCCAAAAGCCGTTATCATCGCTCTTATTTCTTCATTTCCAAGTATTCTATCCAATCTCGCTTTTTCTACATTTAATATTTTACCTCTTAATGGAAGTATTGCTTGAGTTTGCCTTGATCTCGCAGATTTTGCAGAACCTCCAGCAGAATCCCCTTCTACTATATATATTTCACAAAGACTTGCATCCTTTTCAGAACAATCTGCTAGCTTTCCTGGTAAACTATTACTTTCTAACACATTTTTTCTTCTCGTTAAATCTCTGGCCTTTCTTGCTGCCTCCCTTGCTCTTGCAGCCATCAGCCCCTTTTGTAAAATAATTTTCCCAATGGACGGCTTTTGTTCTAAAAAGTACATGAGTTCTTCTGAAAAAACCGATTCCACTACCCCTCTTACTTCACTATTTCCAAGTTTTGTTTTAGTTTGACCTTCAAATTGAGGATCGCCTACCTTTACGCTAATAACCGCTGTTATACCTTCCCTTACATCATCTCCCGAAAGGTTTTTTTCATTTTCTTTGATTATATTAAATTTTCTCCCATAGTCGTTGATGGTTTTTGTAATAGCCGCCTTAAAACCACTAAGATGGGTACCTCCCTCAGTGGTATTAATATTATTAACAAAACTAAATATATTTTCTACATAACTATCATTATGTTGGAAGGCTATTTCTACTTCTACACCGTCTTTTTGTCCCTCGCAGTAAAATGCCTCATTGTACAATACTGTTTTATGTTTATTAATGTGGGAAACAAATTCCTTTATTCCCCCTTCATAATGAAAAACTTTTTCCTTTTCCTGACCTTCCCTTAAATCTTTTAAGATAATTCTTAAACCCTTTGTTAAAAATGCCATTTCCCGAAGCCTTTGCCTTAATATATCATATTGATATTGGATTTCTTCAAATATCAAGGGATCGGGTTTAAAATGTACTAAAGTACCCCTTTTCTCCGTTTCCCCAATTACTTTTAGAGATTGCTTTACCTTTCCTCTTTCATATATTTGTTCATAAATCTTACCTTCCGTAAATATTTGGACCTTTAGCCATTCTGATAGAGCATTTACAACAGAGGCTCCTACTCCATGAAGTCCTCCGGATACCTTATATCCACTACCCCCAAATTTTCCTCCTGCATGAAGGATAGTAAATACAACCTCAACTGCCGGAATATTTTTTTGGGGATGCATTCCTATTGGAATCCCTCTTCCATTATCCACTACGGTAATTGAATTATCCTCATTAATATTTATCAGTATCTCATCACAAAATCCCGCTAAAGCTTCATCCACAGCGTTATCTACTATTTCATATACTAAATGGTGAAGCCCCCTAGAGGAAGTACTTCCAATATACATACCTGGTCTTTTTCTTACAGCTTCTAAGCCTTCTAGTATCTGTATCTGGCTTTCATTATAATCTGGGGTCATTAAAAACTCACTCCTTTTCAAAATACTTTTATCCTTTTATAATTGATAACCTGCCTATTAAACTAATTCTTTTCTGTAAAGTAGCTGAAGAAATCGGGGATAAGTAAATTTTATTTTTACCCCCTGCCTCCACAAGTACAATAGATTTTATATCATCTCCCGAAACAAGAAAAATAAAATCCTCTTCTTTAGCTACATCTAAAAATTCTTTATTTACCTGTGAGCTTTCCATTACTCCTATATCAAAAATTCCTATTAAATTTTTAACCGATATTTCTATATCTGCACCGATATGCAGAAACATATATTTTCCTCCTTAATAGACCCTATACAATAATTATATTTTAGCCCATTTAAACTTTCCTTACAAGATTCCGCTGTCCATAGGGGTAACTTTCCCATTTGTGACATGAAAAAGAGAACCTTTATGGACCTTTTTTAGTATATTATCTTCGATGCCCGTACAAGTTAAAATAGTTTGTATTTCACCTATATGCCAAAGTAAATCCCTTTGCCTATTTTCATCTAATTCGGAAAGCACATCATCTAAAAGAAGTATGGGGTTTTGCCCTATTTCTTTTTTTATTAAATCAATTTCAGCCAGCTTTAAAGATAAAACTGCACTTCTTTGCTGGCCTTGAGATCCATATACCTTAACATCCGTATTATTTATTTTAAATAAAATATCATCCCTATGTGGTCCTATGGAACTATTTCCAGTTTGAATATCTTTTAATAAAACATCTTTTAGCCTTAGTTTAAAACTTTCTTTATCTATGTTTGGGGAATACTCTATTTTTAGGTCTTCTTTATTTTCTGTGATATTGTTATGAATGATAGAGGCGAGTTTACCTATTTTTTTAACAAATTCTTTTCTTGATTGTATTATTTTCTCTCCAAAAGAAATTAATTGTTCATCCCAAATGTCTAGCATGGATTTATCTGATTTATGCATATTTATATTTTTAAGAACATAATTTCTTTGTTTTAAAACCTTATAATATTGTTGAAGATTGTAAAAATATATTTTATCTAATTGACAAAGTTCAATATCTATAAATCTTCTTCTTTCTTTAGGGCTGCTTTTGATTAATTGTAAATCTTCTGGAGAAAAAATAATTACATTCATTATTCCTAATAAATCACCTAGCTTTTGTATAGGAATTCCATTGAGTGCAGCTGACTTTTTACCGTTTTTAGCTAAATGAAAGTCTATTTTATCTATTCTTTTATTTTTATGGAGCATTAATCTAATATGAGCCTCTTCTTCATTCCAGTTTATAACTTCCCTTTCATGGGAAGTTCGATGTGATCTTGCTGTTGCACATAAATAAAGAGCCTCTAGTATATTAGTTTTTCCCTGAGCATTTTTTCCATATAAAATATTTAAATGTGGATTAAGGACTAAATTAAGCCTTTTATAGTTTCTAAATTGATATAAATCTACCTCACTAATATACATTATTCCCACTCCGTTAGTTGATTATAATATATATTTTTCCGCCAACTTCCACATTATCTCCATTTTTTAGCTTTTTTCCCCTTTGATTTACTATTTCATTATTAACTTTTATTTCATTTTGGGATATGAAATATTTAGCTTCTGAACCAGAGCTTACTATGCTTGTATATTTTAGAAATTGGTCTAGTTTAATATATTCCGTATTAATTTTTACCTTTTCCAAATTTATCACCTTTCTTTGTAATATAGAAAAAGTGCGAAAAACCTCGCACTTTTTATTATAACATAGTTAAAAAAATATTACCTGTAAATTATTTTCAATAAATTTAATTATTTAATCGTATTGGTAAAATAAGATATTTATAATCATCACCATCAATTGGTCTAATGATACATGGATTTAGGGAGGATATAAATTGGATTTTTATCTCCTCATCATCTATAGCCTTTAGGGCATCTATCAAATATTTTGGATTAAAAGCTATTACTAAATCTTTACCTTCTAGATGTATTGGCAGCTCTTCTCTTGCAGTTCCCAGTTCTGTATTACATGTGATTATTATTTTATCTGGATTTATTTCGATTTTTACGGGATTCTTTTTTCCTTCCCTTGAAATCAGGGCTGCTCTTTCGATACTCATAAGTAAATCCCTACGGTTTATTTGAATTATTGTTTCGTAATCCTTATAAAAACTACTCTCATATCTTAAAAAGTCTCCTTCAAGAAGCCTTGAAACCACTGTACTGTCCCTTAAATCAAACAAGATATGTTTATCTGTGAAATATATGGATACATCATCATCTTCAGAGGATAAAACTTTACTAATTTCTCCTAATGTCTTTCCTGGAACGACGACTTCGTTTTTTTCATTATCAATTGATAATGGTGTTTTTCTATAAGATACCCTGTATCCATCTACAGATACCATATGTAAAGCACTATCTTTGATTTGAATTAATTCTCCAGTAAGTATGGGCCTTGTTTCCTCCGTAGCCACTGAAAAAATAGTTTGCCGTATAATATCTTTTAAGGTACCTTGTTTTAATGCAAAAGACTTATCTTTTTCAACCTTAGGCAATTCGGGAAAATCTGTCCCTGGTTGTCCTGCAATTTTAAACTCTGAATTGGCACATTTAATAGTAGTCATAAACTCTGAATCTACTATAATCCTAACTTCATCTTCAGGTAACTTTCTTACAATTTCAGAAAAAATCTTAGCTTCTAAGGCTATACATCCTGTTTTTTCTATATTAGCGGGTATGGTACTTTCAATGCCAAGTTCTAAATCATTTCCTGTTAATTTAAGAAGATTTCCTTCTGTTTCTAGCAAAATACATTCTAAAATTGGCAAAGTAGTTCTATTGGAAATAGCTTTTAAAACAATATTAACACTGTCTAATAAATCATTTTTCATACAGGATACTTTCATTTTGTGAATAACTCCTTTCCTCTTATAAGAGATAAATAATAAAAAGGGTTGAGTAATCATAGTAGTAGGGGGTGTGGAAATGTGGAAAAGTATAAATACCGTGAGAATTAAGGGAAAAAAGTAATCTTATAAGGTTGTGGATATAATTATTAAAATAAAAAACTTATCCCCATTTATCACAAAAAAAATTCAACAAATCAATTATTCACATTTTATCCACCGTACCTTAACAAGGGGTTGTGAGTTTATTATTTACCCGTAATTTTTTTCTCCAGTTCAATGATAGATTGTCTTAAATCACTATCCTTTTCAATCTCATTGCTAATCTTTTCGAAACCATGAATAATAGTGGTATGATCCCTTCCACCGAACTTTTCACCTATTTTGGGAAGGGAAAGGTCGGTCAATCTTCTACAAAGATACATAGCAATTTGTCTAGGAAATGCAACATTTCTAGTTCTTTTTTTAGATCTTAGTTCCTCTGGTTTTAGATTGTAATAGGAGGCCACTATTTCTTGAATTAATTCAGTTGTGATGATTTTTGGTTTATCTGCACCTATTAAATCTTTAAGGGCTTCGCTAGCAAGTTCAATGGTTATAGTTTCATTTGCCAATGTTGAATAAGCAATAATTCTATTTAGGGCTCCTTCTAGTTCACGTATATTAGAAATAATGGATTTTGCTATAAATAAAATAACATCATTGGGGACACTAAGCCTTTCCAACTCAGCTTTTTTTCTTAATATAGCAATCCTAGTTTCTAAATCAGGGGGCTGAATATCTGCAATAAGCCCCCATTCAAATCTCGAACGAAGCCTGTCCTCTAAAGTTTTAATTTCTTTAGGGGGTCTATCACTGGAAATTATAATTTGTTTGCTGTCCTCATGAAGTGTATTGAAGGTATGGAAAAATTCTTCCTCTGTTCTTTCTTTTCCTGCAATAAATTGAATATCGTCTATTAAAAGGACATCAATATTTCTGTATTTATTTCTAAAAGCCTGATTTTTATCATCCTTAATAGAGTTTATCAATTCATTAGTAAATTTTTCCGATGAAGCATACAATACTTTTGCATTTGGATTCTGGGATAAAATATAATGGCCGATGGAGTGCATTAAATGGGTCTTTCCAAGTCCCACTCCTCCATAGATAAAAAGAGGATTATATGCCTTTGCTGGCGCTTCTGCTACGGCTAGGGCAGCAGCATGGGCCATTCTATTGCTATTACCTACTACAAAAGTATCAAAAACATATCTAGGAATTAAATTACTTTGGGTATCAAGGGGGTCAGGAGTTTCTTCCCTTGAAGGTAGCGATTTTGGAATTTGTTGAAATTCATTAGAAGTCACTATATTTACTTCATACTCATAATGGACAATTTGGGCTATAGCATTTTGAATAAGACGAGTATATCGATTTTTTAGAATATCTTTAGAAAAATCATCTAATGTTTCGATTACTAAGGTATTGTCATTAAGAGTTATGGGTTTTAAATTTTTAAACCAAGTTTGAAAACTAACAGGAGAAGTTTCTGCTTCTAGAATTTTTAATATATTTGGCCATTGTTTTATTAGTTGGTTTTCCATTAGAGATTCCTCCTATAAATATAAATAAAAAAATTATATTTTTCCATATACACAGATTATCCACAACTGTGTATAAAGTTAAACAAAAATAAACAAGATGTGTATAATGATAAAAAGACAACCTACCATATAAGTAATAAAAAATATTATTAACAAGTTGTTTATAAAGTTCTAAACAGTAAAAGAAGCTGAAAAAAAATAAAAATCAGGTAATAATAATAATTATGCACAAGGTTATCCACAGATTGTGAATAAGTTGTTTATGCAAGTAAGTTATTCACAATTCATTTTTATCATAACAAAATTCTTGTGGATAATCAATAATAAAAATATTTATCCACAGTGAATAATCAACAAATATGTTTTTATATGAAGAAATAGGTTCTTGACGAGGAAATGGTTATTTAATATAATTGTAATAGTGCTTACAAATAAATGTGTGTGGGCCCATATCGACTTATGTTGATTCGTGTGTAGACAAAAAGGAGGTGCTGAGAATGAAAATGACTTTTCAGCCAAAAAAAAGGCAAAGAAAAAGAGAACATGGATTCCGCAAAAGGATGAGAACAGTAGGTGGAAGAGCTGTGTTAGCAAGGAGAAGAGCTAGAGGTAGAAAAAAATTATCAGCATAAACAAGGCCGCATCATTGTGGCCTTGTTATACTATAGGCTTTTTATTATTTCCTCCAAGGTTTTAAAACATCAATTATTTAGGAGGAGCTTTATGAAATATACTGAATCACTAAAAAAGAATTATGAATTTAGAATTGTATATAATAAGGGAACTTCCATTGCAAATCGATTTTTAGTTATGTATAGATTAAAAAATGGAAAGGATATAAATAGATTAGGAATTTCAGTTAGTAAAAAAGTAGGTAATAGCGTTATTAGAAATAGAATCACCCGATTAATTAAAGAAAGTTATAGATTACAAGAAAATAAAATTAAAAGAGGCTGGGATATAGTTATTATTGCTAGGGTTCCATCTAAGGATTTAGATTATAAGGAGATATATAAGTCTCTCACTCATTTATTAAAAAGAAGTGGAGTATATGATTAAATATATATTTTCTATCAAATTATAAAAAAGGGAAGGAATGAAAATCTATTTTGAAAAGAATTTTTCTTTTATGTATTTCATTTTACAGACGGTTCATTTCCCCTAATAAACTCCCTACATGTCGATTTTACCCTAGTTGTTCATCATATACTTATCAGGCAATAGAAAAATACGGATCAATAAAGGGATGCTATCTTGGAATAAGAAGACTATTGAGATGCCACCCCCTTCATCCAGGTGGATATGATCCAGTCCCGTAATTTACTTATTAAGGAGGAAGCAAGTTGATAGATTCTTTAGCTAAGATATTAGGAGTCGTGTTAAATCAAGTTTTCGATGTTATATATGGGTTAAGTCCTGTTGGTTCTTTGGGTATTACCATAATTTTGTTTACTATTTTTGTAAAGGTTTTAATGCTTCCCCTTATGCTTAACCAGCAAAAATCTATGAAGCGTATGCAAAAGGTTCAACCAGAAATCCAAAAAATTCAAGATAAATATAAGAATAAAAAAGATCCTGAATCACAAAAGCAAATGAATCAAGAATTAGGGGAATTTTATCAAAACAACAAGATAAATCCTTTAGGTGGTTGCCTACCTTTAATCATTCAAATGCCCATTTTTCTTGCATTATTTAGGGTACTTCAACGAGCAGGTACATATATTACAAAACTTCATGATTTATATTACCTAATAGCAACTAAAATAACCACTGTACAAGGTTATGAGGTGCTTTTAAAAGAAATAGTAAAAGACAATCCAAGAATTAAATTAAGTGAAGATACATTAAAAACAGTAGAAGGAATACAATCTATTTTGCCCCAATTAACTACAAATGCATGGCATACGATAACAAGTAAATTTCCAGGAATTCCAGCCGATACCATTGTTAATAAGGAAAACATAGAGTATTTCTTAGGCATTAGTTTGGTTGATAGCCCCAGTGATTTGATGGGACAAGGAGTTATAGTTGCTGTGGTTTTATTTGTTTTTATATCGGGCTTTACAACATTCCTTTCATCTAAAGTAATGACTATGGGAAATAAGCAACAGCAAAATGATCAGGCACTTCAGACTCAGAAAACCATGAATATGATTTTTCCACTTTTGACAGCATGGATGACTTATTCTTTACCAGCAGGGTTAGGAATATACTGGATAACAAGCAACATATTCCAAATTGTTCAGCAAATAGGCATTAATAAATATATGGAAAAAGTGGGGGAAGGTGAATAAGATATGGATTTTATTGAAAAGATAGGTAGGACGGTAGAAGAAGCAATAACTGAGGGCTTAATTGAATTAGGTGTGACGAGAGATAACGCAGAGATTGAGATACTGGATAAAGGGTCTAAAGGATTCTTAGGATTAGTAGGTTTTAAGATGGCAAAGGTTCGCTTAAGGAAAAAATCAGATTCTATGGATAAGGCAATTGATTTCTTAAAAGGTATTTTCGAAAAGATGGATCTTGAAGCAGAAATAAATGTAAAAGAAAGAGATAAGGATAATTATCTGATGGATTTAAAGGGAGAAAATATGGGAATCTTAATAGGAAAAAGAGGTCAAACCCTAGATTCTCTTCAATATTTAGTAAATCTTGTTATAAACAAAGAAAAAACTAAATTCGTAAGAATTACCCTTGATACAGAAAATTATAGGGAAAGAAGGAAAGAAACCCTAGAAAACCTAGCAAAGAATCTAGCAAAGAAAGTAAATACAACTAAACGAAATGTTGTCTTAGAACCAATGAACCCTTATGAAAGAAGAATAATTCATTCTACATTACAAAATGATAAATCTGTTAAGACCCACAGTGAAGGTGATGAACCATATAGAAAAGTAGTAATTACCCCAGTTAATAACGGAAAAAACCCAGTCTAAACTGGGTTTTTTAAAATTAAAATATAATGGAGGAAAATATGATAGAAGATACAATTGCTGCTATTTCAACTCCACTGGGAACCGGTGGAATTGGAATCATTAGAATAAGTGGTAAAGATGCTTTTGCTATTACAAATAATATATTTAAAGGAAAAAAGTTTAAAGATTTGTCCCAAGCTAGGACTCATACTATTCATTATGGGCATATTTTTGATAAAGATAAAGTAATAGATGAAGTACTAATTATGGTTATGAAGTCTCCTAATACTTATACAAGGGAGGATATAATAGAAATAAATTGCCATGGTGGATTAGTTTCTATTAGGAAGGTTTTGGATGTAGTTTTAAAGATGGGAGCAAGGTTGGCGGAACCTGGGGAATTTACGAAAAGAGCTTTTTTAAATGGGAGAATTGATCTTTCACAGGCGGAAGCAGTTATTGATGTGATTACTGCAAAAACAGAGACATCTTTAAATACTGCTATGAATCAGTTAGAGGGAAACCTATCTATAAGGATAAATGAACTAAGAAATGAGTTATTAGAACTAATGGCACATATAGAGGCTTCTATTGATTATCCTGAATATGATATAGAAGAATTAGGACAAAAAAGGCTGAAGGAAAGTATCGAAGATATAAGGATAAAGATAAATCACTTATTAAAAACTGCAGATTCAGGAAAAATTTTGAGAGAAGGGGTTAAAACAGTAATAGTTGGAAAGCCTAATGTTGGAAAGTCCTCCCTCCTAAATGCTCTTTTAAGAGAACAAAGGGCAATTGTCACAGATATTCCAGGAACAACTAGGGATGTCCTTGAAGAATATATCAATATTTCAGGTATTCCCTTTAAAATTATAGATACGGCGGGGATTAGAGAAACAGAGGATTTAGTAGAAAAAATAGGAGTAAATCGCTCTAAGGATTTACTAGATAGGGCAGATTTGGTTATATTAATACTAGATTTATCAATTAATCTAGAAGATGAAGATAGAGCTATAATGGATTTGGTGAAAAATAAAAAAGTATTAATAGTACTTAATAAGACAGATTTACCCCCTATTATAGACAAAAAGGAAATTTATAATAGATTTTCAGCCAATAAAGTAATTGAAATGTCTACAAAGGATAGAAATGATATAGAAAAACTAGAAAAAGCCCTAAAAGAAATGTTTTATACAGGGCAAATTAGTATGGATGATTCTGTTATAATAACTAATGTAAGGCATAAAAATTCCCTAGAAAAGGCGGATATAAGCCTAAAAAGTGTATTGGAAAGCATAGATATGGGTATGCCTGAAGATTGTTTATCTATAGATTTAACCAATGCCTATAAGGATTTAGGGGAAATAACAGGTCAATCCGTACAGGAAGATTTAATTAAAAAGATATTCAGTCAATTTTGCTTAGGAAAATAAAAAGAAATAGGTGATTATATGAGCTACATTGCTTCAGATATAGATGTTGCAGTAATAGGGGGAGGTCATGCAGGATGTGAAGCTGCCCTATGTACTGCAAGGCTGGGTCTTAGCACTGTTATGTTTGCAATTAGTCTAGATAGCATTGCTATGATGCCCTGTAACCCCAATATAGGAGGTACCTCCAAGGGGCATCTTGTAAGGGAAATAGATGCCTTAGGGGGGGAGATGGGGAAAAATATAGATAAAACCTTTATTCAATCTAGAATGCTTAATACAGGAAAAGGTCCTGCAGTCCATTCCCTTAGGGCGCAGGCAGATAAACAGCGTTATTCAAATGAGATGAAGAAAGTCCTAGAAAAAACCCAAAATCTTTCAATAAAACAAGCTGAAATTGTAAAAATCCATGTGGAAAATAAAAAAGTTAGGGCGGTAGAAACTTCTAATGGGGCAATCTATAACTGTAAGGCTATTATTATAGCAACAGGAACATACCTTAGGGCCTGTTGTTATGTGGGGGAAGTTGCTGAACACACAGGACCTAATGGATTAAAGGCAGCAGACAAGCTAACAGATAACCTAAAAGAATTGGGGGTTGAACTATTAAGATTTAAAACAGGAACCCCTTCAAGGATTGACAAAAGAAGCATTGATTTTTCAAAAATGGAAGAGCAGCCGGGGGATAGAAAAATCATACCTTTTTCATTTACAACAAATCCCGAGAGTATAGAAAGAGAACAGATATCTTGTTGGCTTACTTATACTAATAATAATACCCATGAAGTTATAAGGAATAACCTTCATAGATCCCCTTTATATGGAGGAGAGATTAAAGGAATAGGACCTAGATATTGTCCTTCCATAGAAGATAAAGTAGTTCGGTTTGCAGATAAGGAAAGACATCAGGTTTTCCTAGAACCTGAGGGGGAAGAAACCACAGAAATGTATGTTCAAGGAATGTCTTCCTCCCTCCCAGAGGATGTACAGGTTTCTATGTTAAGGACCCTTCCCGGTTTGGAAAATTGTGAAATAATGAGAATTGGTTATGCTATAGAATACGATTGTATAAACCCAACCCAGTTAAAACATACCTTAGAATTTAAAGAAATAGAAGGTTTATTTAGTGCCGGGCAATTTAATGGGAGTTCAGGTTATGAAGAAGCCGCGGCCCAAGGCCTTATAGCAGGTATTAATGCAGTATCTAATATACTAAAAAGAGAGGTTTTTACAGTAGATAGATCGGAAGGATATATAGGTGTCCTTATTGATGACTTGGTTACTAAGGGAGTAAAAGAGCCATATAGAATGATGACTTCTAGAGCAGAATACAGATTGCTTTTAAGACAAGATAATGCAGATATTCGTTTAATGGAAAGAGGATATAGAGTAGGGCTTATTTCCAAAGACAGATATGAAAGGCTTTTAGAAAAAAAGCAATTGATTGAAGAAGAAATAAAAAGGATGAAGGAAACAATAGTGGGAGTTACACCACAGGTTCAAGAATTACTTAAGGTTAATAATAGTACCCCATTAAGATCGGGAATGCCACTTGCAGAACTTATTAAAAGACCTGAACTTGATTATTATAAGATTAGGGCAATCGATAAAA
Coding sequences within:
- a CDS encoding YidC/Oxa1 family membrane protein insertase, with product MIDSLAKILGVVLNQVFDVIYGLSPVGSLGITIILFTIFVKVLMLPLMLNQQKSMKRMQKVQPEIQKIQDKYKNKKDPESQKQMNQELGEFYQNNKINPLGGCLPLIIQMPIFLALFRVLQRAGTYITKLHDLYYLIATKITTVQGYEVLLKEIVKDNPRIKLSEDTLKTVEGIQSILPQLTTNAWHTITSKFPGIPADTIVNKENIEYFLGISLVDSPSDLMGQGVIVAVVLFVFISGFTTFLSSKVMTMGNKQQQNDQALQTQKTMNMIFPLLTAWMTYSLPAGLGIYWITSNIFQIVQQIGINKYMEKVGEGE
- a CDS encoding protein jag, whose translation is MDFIEKIGRTVEEAITEGLIELGVTRDNAEIEILDKGSKGFLGLVGFKMAKVRLRKKSDSMDKAIDFLKGIFEKMDLEAEINVKERDKDNYLMDLKGENMGILIGKRGQTLDSLQYLVNLVINKEKTKFVRITLDTENYRERRKETLENLAKNLAKKVNTTKRNVVLEPMNPYERRIIHSTLQNDKSVKTHSEGDEPYRKVVITPVNNGKNPV
- the mnmE gene encoding tRNA uridine-5-carboxymethylaminomethyl(34) synthesis GTPase MnmE, which encodes MIEDTIAAISTPLGTGGIGIIRISGKDAFAITNNIFKGKKFKDLSQARTHTIHYGHIFDKDKVIDEVLIMVMKSPNTYTREDIIEINCHGGLVSIRKVLDVVLKMGARLAEPGEFTKRAFLNGRIDLSQAEAVIDVITAKTETSLNTAMNQLEGNLSIRINELRNELLELMAHIEASIDYPEYDIEELGQKRLKESIEDIRIKINHLLKTADSGKILREGVKTVIVGKPNVGKSSLLNALLREQRAIVTDIPGTTRDVLEEYINISGIPFKIIDTAGIRETEDLVEKIGVNRSKDLLDRADLVILILDLSINLEDEDRAIMDLVKNKKVLIVLNKTDLPPIIDKKEIYNRFSANKVIEMSTKDRNDIEKLEKALKEMFYTGQISMDDSVIITNVRHKNSLEKADISLKSVLESIDMGMPEDCLSIDLTNAYKDLGEITGQSVQEDLIKKIFSQFCLGK
- the mnmG gene encoding tRNA uridine-5-carboxymethylaminomethyl(34) synthesis enzyme MnmG codes for the protein MSYIASDIDVAVIGGGHAGCEAALCTARLGLSTVMFAISLDSIAMMPCNPNIGGTSKGHLVREIDALGGEMGKNIDKTFIQSRMLNTGKGPAVHSLRAQADKQRYSNEMKKVLEKTQNLSIKQAEIVKIHVENKKVRAVETSNGAIYNCKAIIIATGTYLRACCYVGEVAEHTGPNGLKAADKLTDNLKELGVELLRFKTGTPSRIDKRSIDFSKMEEQPGDRKIIPFSFTTNPESIEREQISCWLTYTNNNTHEVIRNNLHRSPLYGGEIKGIGPRYCPSIEDKVVRFADKERHQVFLEPEGEETTEMYVQGMSSSLPEDVQVSMLRTLPGLENCEIMRIGYAIEYDCINPTQLKHTLEFKEIEGLFSAGQFNGSSGYEEAAAQGLIAGINAVSNILKREVFTVDRSEGYIGVLIDDLVTKGVKEPYRMMTSRAEYRLLLRQDNADIRLMERGYRVGLISKDRYERLLEKKQLIEEEIKRMKETIVGVTPQVQELLKVNNSTPLRSGMPLAELIKRPELDYYKIRAIDKRPIELPEDVKEQVNIQLKYEGYIKRQMIQVEQFKKLERKLLKKDINYKNIKGLRIEAAQKLDEIKPVSIGQASRVSGVSPADVSVLLVYLEQQKRNKNHKN